In Mycoplasmopsis phocirhinis, the DNA window TTCTTCTTTGTATATTTTCTTTTATTTTTAATTTATAAATTTCTGAATTCATTTTCTTAAAATAATCTTTTTGAATTTTTATTGTTATTTTATTTAATGCTTCTTCTTCGTTGAAATCTATTTTATGTTCTTTTGCTATATTTTTAAAATAACTGAAAATTATTCTCTTTCTTTGATTTTCAGGTATTTTTTCAAATTTTTTTTCAAATTTTTCGTTTTTAGAAAGTATTGTTATAACCTCTTCTAAGTCTTTTTTTTGATTTTGAACAATTTTTTTAACCTGTTTAATTTCTTTTAGCGAGTTTTGTATATTTATTTTTCTATTTTCACCCAATTCATAAAAAATAGTATGTAAATTTTGATCTATTTTCTTATCTTGGACTAAATATGTTTGGTTATAACTACTAAGCGAAGTTACAGGTGTGATAATATTTCCTAAATTTGAAAATATTGTATAAAATTTACTCATTCCACCCCTTAAAATCATTTAGTTTTACAAAATAATTATATTAAATAAAGATGTTTTTCTCAAAAACTAATATCGGCGTTATATTCCTCTTGGAATGTTAAACAAAATTAACATACTATAGTTTAGTAGAGTTTTTTACGAAATTATTTAATATTTATAGTTTAAATTAGGGAATTTTAGTAGATATTTTTATACCTGTAAATAAAGAAGTATCTACGATAGAGTTTTAGTTAAATTTAAAGAAATTTTTATTGTTTTTTTCATTCAATTTTATTTTTTACTTGGATCAAAAATTCCAATAAAAGGTATGCCACGAAATTTTTCCTTATAATCTAAACCATATCCAACTAAAAATGCATCGGGAACACTAAAAGCAGCCTTATCAGGTTTAAGATCTACTTTGCGATTATCAGGTTTATCTAGCAAGGTAATTATGCGATAAGATTTAGGGTTTCTATTTTTTAACATTGTGCTGATTTTATGTAAAGTAATACCTGAATCAATAATATCTTCGACCACTAAAACATCTCGACCTTCAATATCAGTTTCAATATCCATAATAATTTTAACATTACCTGTTGATGAAGTGCCACCGTCGTAACTTGAAGCAATCATAAATGCCATTTCGTTTTCAACACTAATGTCTTTAATTAATTGAGCCATAAAAGGAACTGCTCCTTTTAATAAACCAACTAACAATAAATTAGTTGAATTAGCATAAGTTTGATTAACTCATTTTGCCATTTGCTTAATCTTATCCTCAATTTCTTCACGAGTATAAAGTATTTTTATAAATCTTTTATCCATATTTTACCCCACAGTATCTTTATTTTTTTTAAATTTAAAATTATCAATAATTTCAATTGCTTCACCTAGAATTTGGTATTGATTTTTATCATTGGCGTTTATTACAACATAATCAACACGAAATGAGTGCATTAAATGCACAAATAAATCTTTATATAAAGCATGTAATTCTTTAAAATATTGCTCATTAATTTTATAATTATCAATTTCACTTTTGCGCCCACGTTGCATTATACGGTGTTTAAATGTTTCAAAATCTATATCAATAAAAATCGCTAAATCAGGATTTTCATTTTTATCAATAAGTTGTTGAAACATCGCATCAAAAGCAATCAAATATTTTTTTGGTTTATGTTTTAAATTTAAAACAGCAAAAATGTAATGCTCAAGATTAAATCTGTCTAAAAAAATATGATTTTTATTTCAATCTAATTGACTTTTTTTAAATTTTTCAATAGTTTGAGAAAAATTAACTGATAAAGATTCAATAATATAAGATTGAAAACCAATATTAATATTTGGTTTTTGTTGATAAAATCAGTTTAAAAAAGTGTTGAAAACTTCATCATCTTGTGCAAATTCTTCCAGCAATATTGAACCGGTATAATGTTGAGTTAGTGCTTTGGCGAGTGTGCTTTTACCACAAGCAATCATTCCACTAATACCAATAACCATTATTGATAAAACCGTTTCATTTTATTAAATTCAAAATTATCAATAATTTTGATTGCTTGCTTAAAAACTTCATCTTCACTCATATTATTAGTATCAAGAATTATATAATTCATTGCGTATTTGTTTGCCTGTTCAATGAAAATTTGTTTATAAACACAATGTAACTGTTTAAAATATTGCTCATTAATAGCATAATTTTTTATTTCAACTTCACGACCCCGATCAAATAAGCGTTTTTTAAAAGTTTCAAAACTAACATCCAAATAAATTGCTAAATCAGGGGTTTCATCTTCGGTAATTAAATTTGAAAATAAAGCGTCATATGCTTTCATATACTTTGAACTTTTATTAGCTAAATTAACACTCGCAAAGATATAATGTTCAATACTGAAACGATCTAAAAAAATATGATCGTTATTATGTTTTTTTCCTAACTCGTTAAATTTAATAAATAAATCTGCCAATTTTGAAGTATGGTTTTCAACCACAAATGATTGAAAGCCAATCGTTAAATTTGGTGTTTTTTTGTATAATCATTCAAGAAACTGATTAAAAACTTCATCATTCTCTTCAAATTCTTGTAACATCATTGAACTAGGATAATATTGCATTAATTTTTTACTTAATACACTTTTACCACTCCCAATCATTCCACTAATTCCTATTAACATTGTTAAACCTTTCCCAAAAAATAAGAAAAATAAGTAATCTTAAATTACTTATATTCGACATTTATGATTTTGATGTTATATTTTATTGTCGCATCAACTTCAACTATTTGACCAATTTTGCCATCTGCTAGAGCTAGCGCTAATGCCGATTCGTTAGAAATTTTGCCATTAAGCGGATCGCTATCATGAATACCCATAATTGTCACTTCGCGCAATTCTTTAGTATCTTCTTTTTCGTAAGTTACAGTTGCACCTATACCAATTTTTGTCGCACCTTTAATTTCGGAATTTGTAATCACCTCAGCTCGTTCAATAATAGCTTCTAATTCACGAATTCTACCTTCAACAATACCTTGTAATTCTCTGGCAGCATCATATTCAGCATTTTCGGAAAGATCACCTTGAGCTCGAGCTTCTTTAAGTGCTTGTTGCACTTCCAATCTTTTAGTATTAACTAGTTCAAAATATTCATTTTTATATTTATCTAAAGTTTCTTGTGCTAGAAAAATTTTTTCTTCTTTTTTGTTTGACATTTATATTCTCCTAATTTTGCTTATTTTTTATTTTATCATTTTAAGTGTATTTGCTAATTATTTTGTCGTTTAACAATGTAAATAAATTGTGATTTAATCGAGGAAACTTCGTAGGTGATACCAGATAATTTTAAAGTAGAAACTAGATTTTTAAGATCACTATTTTTTTGTTTATCTTGCCGAATAATTAACATCGCATTATCTTGCAACATTGAATAAAATTGTTCAAATAAATCTAGATTAGATTGGCTTAAATTCGACGCAAATATTAAATTAAATTTATGTTGTTTGAATTCATTGTAAGTTTTAATATTAATTTTTTTACTAAAATATTGAGGAAAATTAAGCACGGCATTATTTCATAAATTTATGTCTAAATTTTGCTTAATAATCGATACGTTTGCGTTAGTTTTAATTAATATCGTTGCCAATTCAAATTCTAAATATGCCGAAACGAATAAAACTTCTTGAGAATTATTTAAAAAAACGGTATTTATTAAATTTTCAACATCGTAATCATCGCTTTTACTAGCGAAAAATTTTTTTAAATCGTAGGGTAAAGTACCTAAATCTTCGCCTCGCAATTGTTGTAGTTTTTGTTGGTTTTTTTTATCCTCTTCACTTTGGTATTTTTGTTTAATTTTACGCACTTTTATACGCGACCAAAAATGAGCGCCAACGCCAATAAAAGCGACAACAAATATCGAGGCAAATAATGTTCAACGCAATCAATCTGGAATATTAATTTTGGCCGATAACATTAGATTTTATGCCCACCATATTCTAAATAATCTTGCAAAATAATAACAGCGGCAAGTGTATCTTTAAAATTTTTGCGTTTTTTAGAGCTTAATTTGGCACTTTTAAGTGTGTTTTGAGCTTTGATTGTACTGCCATATTCATTAACTAAAAAAGTATCAAGATTAAATTTATTTTTTAATTTTGTCGCAAAATTCTCACACATAATTGTGCGCTCACTTTTATCGCCATTACTACGCAAAGGATAACCAACAACAAAACCATTGATATCACTATAAATATTTAAGTATTGGGCAACTTTATTAAAAACAAAATCAAAATCTTCAAGTTCAAAATAAATTGTTTCTAAAGCATTAGGAGCAATTTCAAGTGAATCAGTAATAGCAAAACCACACGTTTTAGTTCCTAAATCAAAGGCTAATTTACGCATTAATAACCTCAATAATATTATCAACTAATTGGGCTGAATTATCAACTTTACCCATTGCCAAAATCGCCGAACCACCTCCTCGGCCATTAGTTTTAGCTGCAATTAAATTAAACAGTTTATTTGAATCAACTAATTTTGTCGCAACAGCCAATAAAATTTGATTTTTATTTGGTGAACCTAAAATAA includes these proteins:
- a CDS encoding BC85_0335 family putative methyltransferase, with the translated sequence MLSAKINIPDWLRWTLFASIFVVAFIGVGAHFWSRIKVRKIKQKYQSEEDKKNQQKLQQLRGEDLGTLPYDLKKFFASKSDDYDVENLINTVFLNNSQEVLFVSAYLEFELATILIKTNANVSIIKQNLDINLWNNAVLNFPQYFSKKINIKTYNEFKQHKFNLIFASNLSQSNLDLFEQFYSMLQDNAMLIIRQDKQKNSDLKNLVSTLKLSGITYEVSSIKSQFIYIVKRQNN
- the ruvX gene encoding Holliday junction resolvase RuvX, whose amino-acid sequence is MRKLAFDLGTKTCGFAITDSLEIAPNALETIYFELEDFDFVFNKVAQYLNIYSDINGFVVGYPLRSNGDKSERTIMCENFATKLKNKFNLDTFLVNEYGSTIKAQNTLKSAKLSSKKRKNFKDTLAAVIILQDYLEYGGHKI
- the hpt gene encoding hypoxanthine phosphoribosyltransferase → MDKRFIKILYTREEIEDKIKQMAKWVNQTYANSTNLLLVGLLKGAVPFMAQLIKDISVENEMAFMIASSYDGGTSSTGNVKIIMDIETDIEGRDVLVVEDIIDSGITLHKISTMLKNRNPKSYRIITLLDKPDNRKVDLKPDKAAFSVPDAFLVGYGLDYKEKFRGIPFIGIFDPSKK
- a CDS encoding deoxynucleoside kinase: MLIGISGMIGSGKSVLSKKLMQYYPSSMMLQEFEENDEVFNQFLEWLYKKTPNLTIGFQSFVVENHTSKLADLFIKFNELGKKHNNDHIFLDRFSIEHYIFASVNLANKSSKYMKAYDALFSNLITEDETPDLAIYLDVSFETFKKRLFDRGREVEIKNYAINEQYFKQLHCVYKQIFIEQANKYAMNYIILDTNNMSEDEVFKQAIKIIDNFEFNKMKRFYQ
- a CDS encoding deoxynucleoside kinase gives rise to the protein MVIGISGMIACGKSTLAKALTQHYTGSILLEEFAQDDEVFNTFLNWFYQQKPNINIGFQSYIIESLSVNFSQTIEKFKKSQLDWNKNHIFLDRFNLEHYIFAVLNLKHKPKKYLIAFDAMFQQLIDKNENPDLAIFIDIDFETFKHRIMQRGRKSEIDNYKINEQYFKELHALYKDLFVHLMHSFRVDYVVINANDKNQYQILGEAIEIIDNFKFKKNKDTVG
- the greA gene encoding transcription elongation factor GreA, translating into MSNKKEEKIFLAQETLDKYKNEYFELVNTKRLEVQQALKEARAQGDLSENAEYDAARELQGIVEGRIRELEAIIERAEVITNSEIKGATKIGIGATVTYEKEDTKELREVTIMGIHDSDPLNGKISNESALALALADGKIGQIVEVDATIKYNIKIINVEYK